In Arsenicicoccus sp. oral taxon 190, the following are encoded in one genomic region:
- a CDS encoding acVLRF1 family peptidyl-tRNA hydrolase produces MVERGRLTRWVDGFLDRHGEARWGHDGHTVVITCADGALARLDALDPAGAGQVSSRRTLVGWPSAAPRLALVLVRRGRYALGLAEGDDLVAHTAGSRYVQSRTAAGGWSQQRYQRRRGNQADALVRHVADELVRLSEPLGRGWVEAVVLGGDRALAEQVLADPRLAAWRGLARREAFGIPDPTHAILRAELRRARGVCITVTEPSGTAPAGGGMVEGMTGETMSDARELIPAAAAAVTDLVERIPADAWDRQSPCEDWTVRDVLNHLTGEHLWAPRLLGGETVEQVGDAFDGDVLGDDPVAAWRSAQTSSVLAFGAVTDDDQQVSVSSGSIPVREYASQMLVDLTVHAWDLARGAGVPVSLVPEAVDECLGYANRTTSGGGVEGIFGAPVSTDSRDRTDQLVALLGRDPAWRG; encoded by the coding sequence GTGGTCGAGCGAGGCCGGCTGACCCGCTGGGTCGACGGCTTCCTCGACCGGCACGGCGAGGCGAGGTGGGGCCACGACGGCCACACCGTCGTCATCACGTGCGCGGACGGCGCCTTGGCGCGGCTGGACGCGCTCGACCCCGCCGGCGCCGGGCAGGTGTCCTCGCGACGCACGCTGGTCGGCTGGCCGTCCGCGGCGCCGCGGCTCGCGCTCGTGCTGGTGCGCCGCGGCCGCTACGCGCTCGGCCTCGCCGAGGGCGACGACCTGGTGGCCCACACCGCGGGCAGCCGTTACGTCCAGTCGCGCACGGCGGCGGGCGGGTGGTCCCAGCAGCGCTACCAGCGACGACGCGGCAACCAGGCGGACGCGCTGGTGCGGCACGTCGCCGACGAGCTCGTGCGCCTCTCCGAGCCCCTCGGCCGGGGGTGGGTCGAGGCCGTGGTGCTCGGCGGTGACCGCGCCCTCGCCGAGCAGGTGCTCGCGGACCCCCGCCTCGCCGCGTGGCGGGGGTTGGCGAGACGGGAGGCGTTCGGCATACCGGACCCGACCCACGCGATCCTGCGCGCGGAGCTGAGGCGGGCGCGCGGGGTGTGCATCACCGTCACGGAGCCGAGCGGCACAGCCCCGGCAGGCGGTGGCATGGTGGAGGGCATGACCGGAGAGACGATGTCCGACGCCCGTGAGCTGATCCCCGCCGCCGCTGCCGCGGTGACCGACCTCGTCGAGCGGATACCCGCCGACGCCTGGGACCGTCAGAGCCCCTGCGAGGACTGGACGGTGCGCGACGTCCTCAACCACCTGACCGGCGAGCACCTCTGGGCGCCACGGCTGCTCGGTGGCGAGACCGTCGAGCAGGTGGGCGACGCCTTCGACGGCGACGTGCTCGGCGACGACCCCGTGGCGGCCTGGCGCTCGGCACAGACCAGCTCGGTGCTGGCCTTCGGCGCCGTGACGGACGACGACCAGCAGGTGTCGGTGAGCTCGGGCTCGATCCCGGTGCGGGAGTACGCCTCGCAGATGCTCGTCGACCTGACCGTGCACGCGTGGGACCTCGCGCGAGGGGCCGGCGTGCCGGTCTCGCTCGTGCCCGAGGCGGTCGACGAGTGTCTCGGCTACGCCAACCGCACCACCTCGGGTGGGGGCGTCGAGGGGATCTTCGGTGCGCCGGTGTCCACGGACTCCCGCGATCGCACCGACCAGCTCGTGGCGCTGCTCGGTCGAGACCCCGCCTGGCGCGGCTGA
- a CDS encoding metal-sulfur cluster assembly factor: MSDQTSTMPPNVADVEEAMRDVVDPELGINVVDLGLVYGITVDPQSHAVIDMTLTSAACPLTDVIEDQTAQALEGVVTGHRINWVWMPPWGPDKITPDGREQLRALGFNV; this comes from the coding sequence ATGAGCGACCAGACCAGCACCATGCCGCCCAACGTCGCCGACGTCGAGGAGGCGATGCGCGACGTCGTCGACCCCGAGCTCGGCATCAACGTCGTCGACCTCGGCCTCGTCTACGGCATCACCGTGGACCCGCAGTCCCACGCGGTCATCGACATGACCCTGACCTCCGCGGCCTGCCCGCTGACCGACGTCATCGAGGACCAGACCGCCCAGGCGCTCGAGGGCGTCGTCACCGGCCACCGCATCAACTGGGTGTGGATGCCGCCGTGGGGCCCCGACAAGATCACCCCGGACGGTCGCGAGCAGCTGCGCGCGCTGGGCTTCAACGTCTGA
- the sufU gene encoding Fe-S cluster assembly sulfur transfer protein SufU: protein MDLYQELILDHSKHPRRPGLRDPFEAEVHHVNPTCGDEVTLRVHVDRTDGAPEQITLQDVSYDALGCSISMASTSVLAEECTGRPLSEVFETFDAMRHMLTSKGADAGDEEVIGDGVAFAGVAKYPARVKCALLGWTAMVDALAQAGVDISSTSQTSKEPRA from the coding sequence ATGGACCTCTACCAGGAGCTGATCCTGGACCACTCCAAGCACCCCCGCCGCCCCGGGCTGCGCGACCCCTTCGAGGCCGAGGTGCACCACGTCAACCCGACCTGCGGCGACGAGGTGACGTTGCGCGTCCACGTCGACCGCACCGACGGCGCGCCGGAGCAGATCACCCTGCAGGACGTGTCCTACGACGCCCTCGGGTGCTCGATCTCGATGGCGTCCACGTCGGTCCTCGCCGAGGAGTGCACGGGCCGCCCGCTGTCGGAGGTCTTCGAGACCTTCGACGCGATGCGGCACATGCTGACCAGCAAGGGCGCGGACGCGGGCGACGAGGAGGTCATCGGTGACGGCGTGGCCTTCGCCGGCGTCGCGAAGTACCCCGCCCGCGTCAAGTGCGCCCTCCTCGGGTGGACCGCCATGGTCGACGCGCTGGCCCAGGCCGGCGTCGACATCTCCAGCACCAGCCAGACCAGCAAGGAGCCCCGAGCATGA
- a CDS encoding cysteine desulfurase, which produces MAEAFSPQESARIRADFPILARTGRGDHPLVYLDSGATSQKPRQVVEAERRYYETVNAGAHRGAHLLSEEATDAYESARATVARFVGAAEPDEIVFTKNATESLNLVAYAFSNAGFDGAMDGVDPAVAERFRLGPGDEVCVTEMEHHANLVPWQELCRRTGATLRWLGVTDEGRLDLSTLDEVVNERTKVLAFTHVSNVLGTVNPVATLVERAREVGAITVLDACQSAPHLRLDVQQLGVDLAAFSGHKMFGPTGVGVLWGRSELLAAMPPFITGGSMIAVVRMEQTTYAAPPARFEAGSMNVAQAVGLAAACDYLDELGLERVHAHETALTQRLLDGLAERPWVRVVGPTTTQDRGASVAFVVDGVHAHDVGQVLDDQGIEVRVGHHCAWPLHRRMRVAATTRASMAAYNTADEIDALLQALDRVPAVFGLETSQEAS; this is translated from the coding sequence ATGGCCGAGGCGTTCAGCCCGCAGGAGTCGGCCCGGATCCGGGCCGACTTCCCGATCCTGGCGCGCACCGGCCGCGGTGACCACCCGCTGGTCTACCTGGACTCCGGCGCCACGTCGCAGAAGCCCCGCCAGGTCGTGGAGGCCGAGCGGCGCTACTACGAGACGGTCAACGCCGGCGCCCACCGCGGCGCGCACCTGCTCTCGGAGGAGGCCACGGACGCCTACGAGAGCGCGCGGGCCACGGTGGCGCGGTTCGTCGGGGCGGCCGAGCCCGACGAGATCGTCTTCACCAAGAACGCCACCGAGTCGCTCAACCTGGTCGCCTACGCCTTCAGCAACGCCGGTTTCGACGGCGCGATGGACGGGGTCGACCCGGCCGTCGCCGAGCGGTTCCGGCTGGGGCCCGGCGACGAGGTGTGCGTCACGGAGATGGAGCACCACGCCAACCTCGTGCCGTGGCAGGAGCTGTGCCGCCGCACCGGCGCCACGCTGCGCTGGCTCGGCGTGACCGACGAGGGGCGGCTCGACCTCAGCACCCTCGACGAGGTCGTCAACGAGCGCACCAAGGTCCTCGCCTTCACGCACGTCTCCAACGTCCTCGGGACCGTCAACCCGGTCGCCACCCTGGTCGAGCGGGCCCGCGAGGTCGGGGCGATCACCGTGCTCGACGCCTGCCAGAGCGCCCCGCACCTGCGGCTGGACGTCCAGCAGCTCGGCGTCGACCTCGCGGCCTTCAGCGGGCACAAGATGTTCGGGCCGACCGGCGTCGGTGTGCTGTGGGGCCGCTCGGAGCTGCTCGCCGCGATGCCTCCCTTCATCACCGGAGGGTCGATGATCGCGGTGGTGCGCATGGAGCAGACCACGTATGCGGCACCCCCCGCCCGCTTCGAGGCTGGCTCGATGAACGTCGCGCAGGCCGTGGGTCTCGCGGCGGCCTGCGACTACCTCGACGAGCTGGGGCTCGAGCGCGTCCACGCGCACGAGACGGCCCTGACGCAGCGGCTGCTGGACGGCCTGGCCGAGCGGCCGTGGGTGCGCGTCGTCGGCCCCACCACCACGCAGGACCGTGGCGCGAGCGTCGCCTTCGTCGTCGACGGGGTGCACGCGCACGACGTTGGGCAGGTCCTGGACGACCAGGGCATCGAGGTGCGCGTGGGCCACCACTGCGCGTGGCCGCTGCACCGGCGGATGCGGGTCGCGGCGACCACGCGGGCGAGCATGGCGGCATACAACACCGCGGACGAGATCGACGCGCTCCTCCAGGCGCTCGACCGGGTGCCCGCGGTCTTCGGCCTCGAGACCAGCCAGGAGGCGAGCTGA
- the sufC gene encoding Fe-S cluster assembly ATPase SufC, which produces MATLEIRDLHVTVETEQGTKEILKGVDLTVRSGETHAIMGPNGSGKSTLAYALAGHPKYTVTSGTVTLDGEDVLAMSVDERARAGMFLAMQYPVEVPGVTVSNFLRTAKTAVAGEAPKLRTWVKDVKNAMADLKMDPAFAERNVNEGFSGGEKKRHEILQMELLAPSFAILDETDSGLDVDALKIVSEGVNRVIASGQVGVLLITHYTRILRYIQPQFVHVFVDGRIVEEGGPELADRLEEEGYDRFVNAPAPAAAPTTV; this is translated from the coding sequence ATGGCCACTCTGGAGATTCGCGACCTGCACGTCACGGTCGAGACCGAGCAGGGCACCAAGGAGATCCTCAAGGGCGTCGACCTGACGGTCCGCTCGGGGGAGACCCACGCGATCATGGGCCCCAACGGCTCGGGCAAGTCGACGCTGGCCTACGCGCTGGCGGGCCACCCGAAGTACACCGTCACGAGCGGCACCGTCACGCTGGACGGTGAGGACGTCCTCGCGATGAGCGTCGACGAGCGCGCCCGCGCCGGCATGTTCCTCGCGATGCAGTACCCCGTCGAGGTGCCGGGCGTCACGGTGTCCAACTTCCTGCGCACCGCCAAGACCGCCGTCGCGGGCGAGGCCCCCAAGCTGCGCACCTGGGTCAAGGACGTCAAGAACGCCATGGCCGACCTGAAGATGGACCCGGCCTTCGCCGAGCGCAACGTCAACGAGGGCTTCTCCGGCGGTGAGAAGAAGCGCCACGAGATCCTGCAGATGGAGCTGCTCGCGCCGTCCTTCGCGATCCTGGACGAGACCGACTCCGGCCTGGACGTCGACGCCCTCAAGATCGTCTCCGAGGGCGTCAACCGGGTCATCGCGAGCGGCCAGGTGGGCGTCCTGCTGATCACCCACTACACCCGGATCCTGCGCTACATCCAGCCGCAGTTCGTCCACGTCTTCGTCGACGGCCGCATCGTCGAGGAGGGTGGGCCCGAGCTCGCCGACCGCCTGGAGGAGGAGGGCTACGACCGGTTCGTCAACGCCCCCGCCCCGGCAGCCGCGCCGACCACGGTCTGA
- a CDS encoding non-heme iron oxygenase ferredoxin subunit, giving the protein MSFELVCQVQDIPVGRVAAAEVDGVTIALARTGDREFHAVDDVCTHANVSLSEGELDGCLLECWLHGSSFDLRTGEPTAPPATVPVAVYPVTLEGDDVLVDVQSPNNKEN; this is encoded by the coding sequence ATGAGCTTCGAGCTGGTCTGCCAGGTCCAGGACATCCCGGTCGGTCGGGTCGCCGCGGCGGAGGTCGACGGCGTCACCATCGCCCTCGCCCGCACCGGCGACCGGGAGTTCCACGCGGTCGACGACGTGTGCACCCACGCCAACGTGTCGCTGTCCGAGGGCGAGCTCGACGGTTGCCTGCTGGAGTGCTGGCTCCACGGCAGCTCCTTCGACCTGCGCACCGGCGAGCCCACCGCCCCGCCCGCGACCGTGCCCGTCGCGGTCTACCCCGTCACGCTCGAGGGTGACGACGTCCTGGTGGACGTGCAGTCACCGAACAACAAGGAGAACTAA
- the sufD gene encoding Fe-S cluster assembly protein SufD, with product MPVELKSPPTVAGVPEAFVPDQSRGERRTSFDVADFPVPNGREEEWRFTPVDRLQTLFHPAPSDVAGLKTDIQVPAGIKVSEVPAGDERLGRVLRPADRASAAAWASFRDAYVLRIPQGREFGEAARLTVRGTDQARINGHLVIDAGAHSTATVLLSHQGSARCATNVEVNVGDGAHLTLVTVQEWDDDTTHLAQHDLLVGRDATVKHIAITLGGDIVRVCTNVRYAGPGGSAECLGVYFTDAGQHQEHRLFVDHEAPHCVSNVEYRGALRGDTAHSVWVGDVLIRAAAEGTDTYELNRNLVLTEGARADSVPNLEIETGQIVGAGHAAATGRFDDEQLFYLMARGIPQREARRLVVHGFFADIINRIGVTDTQARLMEVIDRELADSVDAAFEAGA from the coding sequence ATGCCAGTCGAGCTCAAGTCCCCGCCCACGGTGGCGGGTGTCCCCGAGGCCTTCGTGCCCGACCAGTCGCGCGGCGAGCGCCGCACGTCCTTCGACGTCGCAGACTTCCCCGTGCCCAACGGGCGCGAGGAGGAGTGGCGCTTCACGCCGGTCGACCGGCTGCAGACGCTCTTCCACCCGGCGCCGTCGGACGTGGCGGGCCTCAAGACCGACATCCAGGTGCCGGCTGGCATCAAGGTGTCCGAGGTGCCGGCCGGCGACGAGCGGCTCGGGCGCGTGCTGCGCCCGGCGGACCGCGCGTCGGCGGCCGCGTGGGCGTCCTTCCGCGACGCCTACGTGCTGCGGATCCCGCAGGGCCGGGAGTTCGGCGAGGCGGCGCGTCTGACGGTGCGCGGCACCGACCAGGCCCGGATCAACGGCCACCTGGTCATCGACGCCGGCGCACACTCCACCGCGACCGTGCTGCTGTCGCACCAGGGCTCGGCCCGGTGCGCGACCAACGTCGAGGTCAACGTCGGCGACGGCGCGCACCTGACGCTGGTCACCGTGCAGGAGTGGGACGACGACACCACCCACCTCGCGCAGCACGACCTGCTCGTGGGTCGCGACGCGACCGTCAAGCACATCGCGATCACCCTCGGCGGCGACATCGTGCGGGTGTGCACCAACGTCCGCTACGCGGGCCCCGGCGGCAGCGCCGAGTGCCTGGGCGTCTACTTCACCGACGCGGGGCAGCACCAGGAGCACCGCCTCTTCGTGGACCACGAGGCGCCGCACTGCGTCTCCAACGTGGAGTACCGCGGCGCCCTGCGCGGCGACACCGCCCACTCGGTGTGGGTCGGCGACGTGCTGATCCGCGCCGCGGCCGAGGGCACCGACACCTACGAGCTCAACCGCAACCTCGTGCTGACCGAGGGTGCGCGGGCGGACTCGGTCCCCAACCTGGAGATCGAGACCGGCCAGATCGTCGGCGCGGGTCACGCGGCCGCCACCGGGCGGTTCGACGACGAGCAGCTGTTCTACCTGATGGCGCGCGGCATCCCGCAGCGGGAGGCCCGCCGGCTCGTCGTGCACGGCTTCTTCGCCGACATCATCAACCGGATCGGGGTGACCGACACGCAGGCCCGCCTCATGGAGGTCATCGACCGCGAGCTCGCGGACTCCGTGGACGCCGCCTTCGAGGCGGGGGCATGA
- the sufB gene encoding Fe-S cluster assembly protein SufB has translation MTTNIEELNPGLKGLGRYEYGWADSDVAGATAKRGLNPAVVQDISSRKNEPQWMTDLRMKSLRLFDRKPMPSWGSDLTGIDFQNIKYFVKSTEKQATTWDELPEDIKATYDKLGIPEAEKQRLIAGVAAQYESEVVYHQIREDLEEQGVIFVDTDTGLREHEDIFKEYFASVIPAGDNKFAALNTAVWSGGSFIYVPPGVHVDIPLQAYFRINTENMGQFERTLIIADEGSYVHYVEGCTAPIYKSDSLHSAVVEIVVKKNARVRYTTIQNWSNNVYNLVTKRATCEAGATMEWVDGNIGSKVTMKYPAVFMLGEHARGETLSIAFAGEGQHQDAGAKMVHAAPHTSSSIVSKSVARGGGRTSYRGLVQIAEGAHGSRSNVRCDALLVDDISRSDTYPYVDVREDDVQMGHEATVSKVSDDQLFYLMSRGMSEEEAMAMIVRGFVEPIARELPMEYALELNRLIELQMEGAVG, from the coding sequence ATGACCACCAACATCGAGGAGCTCAACCCAGGGCTGAAGGGCCTGGGTCGCTACGAGTACGGCTGGGCCGACAGCGACGTCGCGGGTGCGACGGCGAAGCGCGGCCTCAACCCGGCCGTCGTGCAGGACATCTCGTCGCGCAAGAACGAGCCGCAGTGGATGACCGACCTGCGCATGAAGTCGCTGCGCCTCTTCGACCGCAAGCCCATGCCGAGCTGGGGCAGCGACCTCACCGGCATCGACTTCCAGAACATCAAGTATTTCGTGAAGTCCACCGAGAAGCAGGCGACCACCTGGGACGAGCTGCCCGAGGACATCAAGGCGACGTACGACAAGCTGGGCATCCCGGAGGCCGAGAAGCAGCGCCTCATCGCCGGCGTGGCGGCGCAGTACGAGTCCGAGGTCGTCTACCACCAGATCCGCGAGGACCTGGAGGAGCAGGGCGTCATCTTCGTCGACACCGACACCGGCCTGCGCGAGCACGAGGACATCTTCAAGGAGTACTTCGCCAGCGTGATCCCGGCCGGCGACAACAAGTTCGCGGCGCTCAACACCGCGGTGTGGTCGGGCGGGTCGTTCATCTACGTCCCGCCGGGCGTCCACGTGGACATCCCGCTGCAGGCCTACTTCCGCATCAACACCGAGAACATGGGCCAGTTCGAGCGGACCCTGATCATCGCCGACGAGGGCTCCTACGTGCACTACGTCGAGGGCTGCACCGCGCCGATCTACAAGTCCGACTCGCTGCACAGCGCGGTCGTCGAGATCGTCGTGAAGAAGAACGCCCGGGTGCGCTACACGACCATCCAGAACTGGTCCAACAACGTCTACAACCTCGTCACCAAGCGCGCCACCTGCGAGGCCGGCGCCACCATGGAGTGGGTCGACGGCAACATCGGCTCCAAGGTGACGATGAAGTACCCCGCCGTGTTCATGCTCGGCGAGCACGCCCGCGGCGAGACGCTGTCCATCGCCTTCGCCGGCGAGGGCCAGCACCAGGACGCGGGCGCCAAGATGGTGCACGCCGCGCCGCACACGTCCAGCTCCATCGTCTCCAAGTCGGTGGCCCGCGGTGGCGGGCGGACGTCATACCGCGGTCTGGTCCAGATCGCGGAGGGGGCGCACGGGTCCAGGAGCAACGTCCGCTGCGACGCCCTCCTGGTCGACGACATCTCCCGCTCGGACACCTACCCGTATGTCGACGTCCGCGAGGACGACGTGCAGATGGGCCACGAGGCCACCGTCTCCAAGGTGAGCGACGACCAGCTGTTCTACCTGATGTCCCGCGGCATGAGCGAGGAGGAGGCCATGGCCATGATCGTGCGCGGGTTCGTCGAGCCCATCGCGCGCGAGCTGCCCATGGAGTACGCCCTCGAGCTCAACCGCCTGATCGAGCTGCAGATGGAAGGAGCCGTCGGCTGA
- a CDS encoding helix-turn-helix transcriptional regulator — protein MPTPSPLPARSPEAVRESGTRGRVQQAVSEHGPITAAALAGRLGLTATAVRRHLDALESSGLIVEHVAATTGRGRGRPARAYVLSAAGHEALDASYDDVATSALRYLSEQVGEHAVAAVAHQHVASLEERYRDRVEAAGSDPEVRARALAEALSQDGYAASSRPLALADGSTTLGVQLCQGHCPVQQVATEFPQFCDAEQQVFSRLLGVHVQRLATLAHGEHVCTTFVPVTALTTPTSDHPQHPDERSTP, from the coding sequence ATGCCGACCCCGTCACCTCTCCCCGCGCGGTCCCCGGAGGCCGTGCGCGAGTCCGGCACCCGAGGCCGGGTCCAGCAGGCCGTCTCCGAGCACGGCCCGATCACCGCTGCGGCCCTGGCCGGGCGGCTGGGTCTGACCGCCACGGCGGTCCGACGTCATCTCGACGCCCTGGAGTCCTCCGGGCTGATCGTCGAGCACGTCGCCGCGACCACGGGCCGCGGCCGGGGCCGACCGGCCCGGGCCTACGTGCTGTCCGCGGCCGGCCACGAGGCGCTCGACGCGTCCTACGACGACGTCGCCACGTCCGCGTTGCGCTACCTGTCCGAGCAGGTCGGCGAGCACGCGGTCGCGGCCGTCGCCCACCAGCACGTCGCCTCCCTCGAGGAGCGCTACCGGGACCGGGTCGAGGCCGCGGGGTCCGACCCGGAGGTCCGGGCCCGCGCCCTCGCCGAGGCCCTCAGCCAGGACGGCTACGCCGCGAGCAGCCGCCCGCTGGCGCTGGCCGACGGCAGCACCACCCTCGGCGTCCAGCTGTGCCAGGGCCACTGCCCGGTGCAGCAGGTCGCCACCGAGTTCCCGCAGTTCTGCGACGCGGAGCAGCAGGTCTTCTCGCGCCTGCTCGGCGTGCACGTGCAGCGCCTCGCCACCCTGGCGCACGGCGAGCACGTGTGCACCACCTTCGTCCCCGTGACTGCGCTGACCACCCCCACCTCCGACCACCCCCAGCACCCTGACGAAAGGTCGACGCCATGA